The following proteins come from a genomic window of Aequorivita marisscotiae:
- a CDS encoding universal stress protein → MKKILVPVDFSKHSEHAMEVAAAIAKKQNAEIVALHMMGLSDAVVTRNQSKEVFEAMYYMRLAETRFAEFLDKDYLKGITVTDTVHNYTIFSEINDVAKEMEVDLIVMGSHGTTGFREVFVGSNTEKVVRTSEIPVLVIKHQATDFNPQLGVFACDFLPNSIEPYKKAKRMFEILGIKMQPLYINLAGDFRNTREIEKRILTFMNDAKDPNPLESLNSVVQYNDYSVEAGIFAFSQLTGADIIALPTQGRQGLAHFFSGSIGEDVVNHSDLPVMTFKV, encoded by the coding sequence ATGAAAAAAATATTAGTTCCCGTAGATTTTTCGAAACATTCTGAACACGCAATGGAGGTGGCGGCTGCAATTGCTAAAAAGCAAAATGCCGAAATCGTCGCGCTGCACATGATGGGCTTGTCTGATGCGGTTGTAACTCGCAACCAATCGAAGGAAGTTTTTGAGGCAATGTATTATATGCGTTTGGCAGAAACTCGGTTTGCCGAATTTTTGGATAAAGATTACCTAAAAGGAATTACGGTAACAGACACCGTGCATAACTACACCATTTTTAGCGAAATAAACGATGTTGCTAAGGAAATGGAAGTAGATTTAATTGTTATGGGTTCGCACGGAACTACTGGGTTTCGCGAGGTTTTTGTAGGTTCAAATACAGAAAAAGTGGTTCGTACTTCTGAAATTCCTGTTTTGGTCATCAAGCATCAGGCAACAGATTTTAATCCGCAACTTGGTGTTTTTGCCTGCGATTTTTTACCGAACTCCATTGAGCCCTATAAGAAGGCGAAGCGGATGTTTGAGATTTTAGGAATTAAAATGCAGCCATTGTATATAAATCTTGCGGGAGATTTCCGAAATACACGGGAGATTGAAAAGCGCATCTTAACTTTTATGAATGACGCCAAAGATCCTAACCCGCTGGAGAGTTTAAATAGTGTAGTTCAATATAACGACTATTCGGTGGAGGCGGGAATATTTGCCTTTAGCCAGCTTACCGGAGCAGATATTATAGCTTTGCCCACGCAAGGCCGTCAAGGTTTGGCGCATTTCTTCTCGGGAAGTATTGGCGAGGATGTAGTAAACCATTCAGATTTACCGGTAATGACCTTTAAGGTTTAG
- the hpf gene encoding ribosome hibernation-promoting factor, HPF/YfiA family, translated as MTVNIQYVKMPTSEAMNEYVEQKLQKIAEKYEWLIRADVSFKMENNVYGKGNICEIELSLPGPKIFATSKESSFEAAAKETISDLEKQLKKRKAKFATH; from the coding sequence ATGACTGTAAACATCCAATATGTAAAAATGCCCACAAGCGAGGCCATGAACGAATATGTAGAACAAAAACTGCAGAAAATTGCCGAAAAATACGAGTGGTTAATACGAGCCGATGTAAGTTTTAAAATGGAGAATAATGTATATGGTAAAGGCAATATATGCGAGATTGAACTGAGTTTGCCCGGGCCTAAAATTTTTGCAACTTCTAAGGAATCCTCTTTTGAAGCTGCGGCGAAGGAAACTATTTCGGATCTGGAAAAACAACTTAAAAAACGCAAGGCAAAATTTGCCACGCACTAA
- a CDS encoding YgaP family membrane protein produces MINRYIRAIAGTFILISLLLAVYVNINWLWFTGFVGINLLQSSLTRWCLMEKILKKLGVKDDGESCCA; encoded by the coding sequence ATGATTAACAGATATATCAGGGCAATTGCCGGGACTTTTATTTTAATTAGTCTTTTGCTAGCGGTTTATGTAAATATTAACTGGTTATGGTTCACGGGTTTTGTAGGTATTAACTTGCTACAATCGTCACTTACACGGTGGTGTTTGATGGAGAAAATACTTAAAAAACTTGGCGTAAAAGACGATGGGGAGAGCTGTTGTGCATAA
- a CDS encoding efflux RND transporter permease subunit, which produces MKDGLAGKIAKLFIDSKLTVLLMIVFMVVGVYSSFLIPREEEPQIDVAMADIFVGYPGASPTEVESRVVKPLEKLVSNIPGVEYVYSTSSKEGAMVIVQFYVGEDIERSFVKLYNEMNKHMDQMPPGVTMPLVKPRAIDDVPMLGVTLWSETYDDFQLKQIADELTQEIEEVNDVSATQKIGGRNRQLRVVLDKDKLAASGLDFLGVAEMIKASNQQMSSGSFDKNDTEFLVTTGNFLKSVTDVENLVVGVQQNQPIYLKQVANIFDGPEIASKYVSFGFGGASENVSKYPSEYPAVTISVAKRKGADAMKIADVIIDKVNHLRSTLIPDDVHVEITRNYGETASQKVSELLMHLMGAIIAVTLVVMLAMGWRGGLVVFLSVPITFALTLLSYYLLDYTLNRITLFALVFVTGIVVDDSIIIAENMHRHFKMKRLPFKQAAIYAINEVGNPTILATFTVIASVLPMAFVSGLMGPYMSPMPIGASIAMILSLFVALTITPYLGYIFLREREKPARRGGKGKAPKEEKSLESSLIFKIYSKLETPLIENKRTRWLFLGITVVMLLGSVLMFFTKSVAVKMLPFDNKNEMQVVIDMPEGTTLERTAVVAKEIGQYLSQQPLVVNYQNYVGTSAPITFNGLVRHYDLRGGSNMADIQVNLVKKDDRKLQSHDVAKLLRPKIQEIGAKFGANIKIVEVPPGPPVLSTIVAEIYGPDYDKQIAVAEQVENILNETQDVVDVDWMVEANQKEYQFVIDKEKAMRYGVAPQQIVYTMNMALSNRPVTNLYAENATEQVGIVLALAEKEKSTIQDISQLKIASKQGNMVSVGDLVTVEESTRAKSIYRKNQKRVVYVLADMAGELESPVYAILGMTDKLNTIDLPAGYKMNELYLQQPEHEDDFTVKWDGEWQITLEVFRDLGIAFLGVIIIIYILIVGWFQNFKAPVVMMVAIPLSLIGIVLGHWIMGAFFTATSFIGMIALAGIMVRNSVLLIDFVNLRTAEGIPLKQAVIEAGAVRTTPILLTAGTVVIGAFVILFDPIFQGLAISLMGGTIVSTVLTLLVVPLVYYMIESRGEG; this is translated from the coding sequence ATGAAGGACGGATTAGCAGGCAAAATTGCCAAGTTATTTATAGATTCCAAACTTACCGTATTGTTGATGATTGTGTTTATGGTCGTTGGCGTTTACAGTTCGTTTTTAATACCGCGTGAGGAAGAACCGCAAATTGATGTGGCCATGGCCGACATCTTTGTGGGCTATCCGGGCGCCTCGCCAACCGAGGTAGAATCTAGGGTGGTAAAACCTTTGGAAAAATTGGTTTCCAATATTCCCGGGGTGGAGTATGTGTATTCAACTTCTTCAAAAGAAGGGGCAATGGTAATCGTCCAGTTTTATGTGGGCGAAGATATTGAGCGTTCGTTTGTAAAGCTCTATAACGAAATGAACAAGCATATGGACCAAATGCCTCCGGGGGTTACCATGCCGCTTGTAAAACCCCGTGCCATTGATGATGTGCCTATGTTGGGGGTTACGCTTTGGAGTGAAACGTACGACGACTTTCAACTAAAACAAATTGCAGACGAACTCACCCAGGAAATTGAGGAAGTAAACGATGTTTCGGCTACCCAAAAAATAGGGGGGAGAAACAGGCAGTTACGGGTGGTTTTGGACAAAGATAAATTAGCTGCAAGTGGTTTGGACTTTTTAGGCGTTGCCGAAATGATCAAGGCAAGCAACCAGCAAATGAGTTCGGGTAGTTTTGATAAAAACGATACTGAGTTTCTGGTCACTACCGGAAATTTCCTTAAATCGGTTACCGATGTTGAAAACTTAGTGGTGGGCGTACAGCAAAACCAACCCATTTATTTAAAGCAGGTTGCCAATATATTTGACGGACCTGAAATAGCGAGTAAGTACGTGTCTTTTGGTTTTGGGGGAGCTAGTGAAAATGTTTCAAAATACCCTTCGGAATATCCTGCGGTTACCATTTCGGTAGCAAAGCGAAAGGGGGCCGACGCCATGAAAATTGCCGATGTAATTATAGACAAGGTAAATCATTTGCGAAGCACTTTAATTCCCGATGACGTGCACGTTGAAATAACGCGAAACTATGGCGAAACAGCTTCCCAAAAAGTCTCGGAGCTGTTAATGCACCTTATGGGCGCCATTATTGCGGTAACTTTGGTGGTAATGTTGGCTATGGGCTGGCGTGGTGGTTTGGTGGTTTTTCTCTCAGTACCAATCACCTTTGCGCTGACCCTTTTAAGTTACTATTTACTGGATTATACGCTAAACAGAATTACGCTTTTCGCCTTGGTATTTGTAACCGGAATTGTGGTTGACGACTCCATTATCATAGCCGAAAATATGCATCGCCATTTTAAGATGAAACGCTTGCCGTTTAAACAGGCCGCTATTTACGCAATTAACGAAGTGGGTAACCCCACCATTTTGGCAACTTTTACGGTAATCGCTTCCGTCTTGCCGATGGCCTTCGTTTCTGGGTTGATGGGGCCGTATATGTCGCCTATGCCAATCGGGGCTTCCATTGCGATGATACTTTCGTTGTTTGTGGCACTAACGATTACGCCTTATTTGGGATATATATTTCTTCGTGAAAGGGAGAAACCTGCCCGCCGAGGTGGGAAGGGAAAAGCGCCAAAGGAAGAAAAATCTTTAGAGAGCAGCCTTATATTTAAAATTTATTCGAAGTTGGAAACGCCTTTGATTGAAAACAAAAGAACGCGTTGGTTGTTTTTGGGGATTACCGTGGTGATGCTATTGGGTTCGGTTTTGATGTTTTTTACCAAATCGGTTGCCGTGAAAATGCTTCCTTTTGACAATAAAAACGAAATGCAGGTTGTGATCGATATGCCCGAAGGTACTACTCTGGAACGTACTGCGGTGGTAGCCAAGGAAATTGGGCAATATTTATCGCAACAGCCATTGGTGGTTAATTACCAAAATTATGTGGGCACCTCGGCCCCGATTACCTTTAACGGCTTAGTGCGCCATTACGATCTGCGGGGCGGTAGCAATATGGCAGACATACAAGTGAATTTGGTAAAGAAGGACGATAGAAAATTACAGAGTCACGATGTTGCCAAACTATTGCGGCCAAAGATTCAGGAAATTGGTGCAAAATTTGGCGCCAATATAAAAATTGTTGAAGTTCCACCTGGGCCGCCAGTGCTTTCAACTATCGTAGCGGAAATTTACGGCCCCGATTATGACAAGCAGATTGCAGTTGCCGAACAAGTTGAAAACATTTTAAATGAAACCCAAGATGTGGTAGATGTAGATTGGATGGTGGAAGCGAACCAAAAAGAGTATCAATTTGTTATTGATAAAGAAAAGGCCATGCGTTATGGTGTGGCGCCACAGCAAATTGTATATACAATGAATATGGCGCTTTCAAACAGACCCGTAACCAATCTATATGCCGAAAACGCTACCGAACAGGTAGGAATTGTTTTGGCTTTGGCCGAAAAGGAAAAATCTACAATTCAGGATATATCACAATTGAAGATTGCATCAAAACAGGGCAATATGGTTTCTGTGGGCGATTTGGTAACTGTGGAAGAAAGCACTCGGGCAAAAAGCATTTATCGCAAAAATCAAAAACGCGTTGTGTATGTACTTGCAGATATGGCTGGGGAATTGGAAAGTCCGGTATATGCTATTTTAGGAATGACCGATAAGTTGAATACTATCGATCTGCCGGCGGGATATAAAATGAACGAATTGTATTTGCAACAGCCCGAACACGAAGACGATTTCACCGTAAAATGGGATGGAGAATGGCAGATTACCCTCGAGGTTTTCCGCGATTTGGGGATTGCCTTTTTGGGGGTCATCATCATTATTTACATTTTAATTGTTGGGTGGTTTCAAAACTTTAAGGCTCCGGTGGTGATGATGGTGGCTATTCCACTTTCATTAATAGGAATTGTACTGGGCCATTGGATAATGGGAGCATTTTTTACCGCAACTTCCTTTATTGGGATGATTGCCTTGGCGGGAATTATGGTGCGAAACTCGGTATTGTTAATCGATTTTGTAAACCTGCGAACCGCAGAGGGCATTCCGTTAAAACAGGCCGTAATTGAAGCCGGTGCCGTACGGACAACCCCAATTTTATTAACCGCGGGAACGGTGGTTATTGGTGCTTTCGTAATATTATTTGATCCAATTTTTCAAGGTTTAGCCATTTCGCTTATGGGTGGAACAATTGTTTCTACCGTATTAACGCTGCTTGTGGTGCCGTTGGTTTATTATATGATTGAGAGTAGAGGTGAGGGGTGA